A stretch of DNA from Macrotis lagotis isolate mMagLag1 chromosome X, bilby.v1.9.chrom.fasta, whole genome shotgun sequence:
gCCACCGAAGAAGTCAAAAACCTGAAATCCAAACCAGATGACCAGGAGATGTTGTTCATCTATAGTCACTACAAACAAGCCACAGTAGGAGATATAAATACAGAGCGTCCGGGTATGTTGGACTTCAAAGGCAAAGCTAAGTGGGATGCCTGGAGCTCTTTGAAAGCGAAATCCAAAGAAGACGCCATGAAAGCTTATGTTGCAAAAGtggaagaactaaaaacaaaatatggaaTATAAAAGAAACTGGATTCAGACATCAGCGTGCACTTTTGAAGCTAAACTAAAATAATGTTTGATTTCCTAATCCTGTGGTCAAAGTCAAACCAGTGTAAATAATGCGCAGCAGTGAGAGTTGGCATGGCTACTCTAGTCCCATCAGGTTACACAGCTATCTAGCTGTTGAATTGGAGAGCCAAGTAATTAGTAATCTTGGTtcaatagtttttgttttctttaatctgTAAATCAATAAAGTGcttttgttacttaaaaaaaaagatcaggcaaaggagaaagaacccaatAAACAGTAAACAGTTACTTTGAGAATAGAGAAGACCAGTGTTTGATTTCAGAGgaagatattgaagcaaaaaaaagccTCTCCTACCCCCAAAAGAGTAACAAATACCTACCTGCTCAACAAAATACATAGAAGAActcaaagaagattttaaaaaccggataagagagattgaggaaaaattaaaacaagcaaacaaaaagatagaacttataaaaaagaaagttaactaACTGAATAAGGAGATCCagaatctaaaggaaaaaaaattactccttgaaaattagaattgggcaagaggAATCCAGTGAAGTCATAAGAgaccaataaataataaaacaaaatataaagactgTGAAACACctcataagaaaaacaactgatctggaaaacaaatcaagaggaggaaagcataagaataatcagactacctgaaagctatgatcaaaaaatacaataatacaagaaataattaaagaaaattgttctgATGTGTTAAAATAAgagtgggaaaaaagaaatagaaagaattcattgaacTCCACCTGAAAGGGAGCTTAGGAGGAGAACTAATGTGAATATCATAGC
This window harbors:
- the LOC141499913 gene encoding acyl-CoA-binding protein-like, producing MAQAEFEQATEEVKNLKSKPDDQEMLFIYSHYKQATVGDINTERPGMLDFKGKAKWDAWSSLKAKSKEDAMKAYVAKVEELKTKYGI